AGCGCGAACGCGGGATCACACGCGGCCTCCACCGCGGCGAGCACGACGGGCAGGTAGTCGGCTCGGCAGCCCGCCATCACCGCATTGATCGCGACCTTCTCGACGGTGGCGCGGCCGTAGTTCGGGGGCACTTCGCCCACCAGCTCGGCGCGATCGCGCGCGGTGCCGCCGAGCATCCGCTCCACGCGCTCGCGCGTCGGGGGGATCACCGGCAAGCCGTCCGTGACGCCCTTGTCGAACCAGGTCTCGAGCTCGTCCATGGTCGGGCCGCCATGGTGGCACAGCTCCCGACCGCGTGCCACACTGGATGCCGCATGAATCCGTGGCACGACGTGGCCCTCGGTGACGACGTCGAGCGGCACTTCCGCTGCGTCATCGAGATCCCCAAGGGCTCGAAGATCAAGTACGAGCTGGACAAGGCTACGGGCCTCCTCTCGCTTGACCGCGTCCTGCATTCGGCCGTGCACTATCCCGCGAACTACGGCTTCCTGCCCCAGACGTACTGTGACGACGGCGACCCCCTGGACGTGCTGGTGCTGGGCCAGGAGCCGGTGGTGCCTTTGTGCGTGCTCCGCGCCAAAGCCATCGGCGTCATCACGATGCGTGACGACAAGGGGCAGGACGACAAGGTCATCGCCGTGCACATCGACGATCCCGAATACGAGCACTACCGCGACGTCTCCGAGCTCCCGCCGCATCGGCTGAAGGAGATGCAGCGGTTCTTCCTCGACTACAAGGTGCTTGAGGAGAAGACGGTCGACGTCGACCACATCCGCGGCCGGGTGGACGCCTACCACGTGATCCGCGACGCGGTCACCCTCTACCGGACGAAGATCCTCCCGGGGCTCTCGCCCGCCCGTTGAAGCCGGGTGGCCCGCCGGCCCCGAAGCAAGCCCTCTCTTAACCCGTCGAAAGAACGCCGATTTTATGGGCATTCGGGACGGAATTCGGCGTCAACGGAGTGACATGTCAGTGAACAGCGTTGGGTCAGTGACGTCCATCCTCCTGAAAACTCTTACGTTTCTCTTGTTCCAACAACTCACCGATGCTAGATTGGGTCGAGGT
The sequence above is drawn from the Candidatus Methylomirabilota bacterium genome and encodes:
- a CDS encoding inorganic diphosphatase, translated to MNPWHDVALGDDVERHFRCVIEIPKGSKIKYELDKATGLLSLDRVLHSAVHYPANYGFLPQTYCDDGDPLDVLVLGQEPVVPLCVLRAKAIGVITMRDDKGQDDKVIAVHIDDPEYEHYRDVSELPPHRLKEMQRFFLDYKVLEEKTVDVDHIRGRVDAYHVIRDAVTLYRTKILPGLSPAR